Proteins from one Anaerobranca californiensis DSM 14826 genomic window:
- the folD gene encoding bifunctional methylenetetrahydrofolate dehydrogenase/methenyltetrahydrofolate cyclohydrolase FolD, with protein MAAALIDGKLIAQKVKDEIQKRVDNLKAKGITPGLGVILVGEDPASQAYVGMKEKTCKKLGIHSEVYRLDGNTSEKEVLDLLEKLNNDSNIHGILVQLPLPKHIDEWKVLDAIDPQKDVDGFHSINVGNLCIGRDAFVPCTPLGVIVMLEHCNVDLTGKHVVVVGRSNIVGKPMAQLALQRHATVTIAHSRTKDLAAITRQADVLIVAVGRPKMITKDMVKEGAVVIDVGINRVESGLVGDVDFDGVKEVASQITPVPGGVGPMTIAMLMHNTVLSAERRKNNV; from the coding sequence TTGGCAGCAGCTTTGATTGATGGTAAACTTATAGCCCAAAAGGTGAAAGATGAAATTCAAAAAAGGGTAGATAATTTAAAAGCTAAAGGCATCACTCCAGGTTTGGGGGTAATATTAGTAGGAGAAGATCCTGCGTCACAAGCTTATGTAGGGATGAAAGAAAAGACCTGTAAAAAATTAGGTATCCACTCTGAAGTTTATAGATTAGATGGAAATACTTCAGAAAAGGAAGTATTAGATTTATTGGAAAAGCTAAATAATGATTCAAATATCCACGGAATTTTAGTCCAACTTCCACTACCCAAACACATCGATGAATGGAAAGTACTTGATGCAATTGATCCTCAAAAGGACGTAGATGGCTTTCATAGTATAAATGTCGGCAATTTATGTATTGGAAGGGATGCCTTTGTACCCTGTACTCCCCTTGGAGTGATAGTGATGTTAGAACATTGTAATGTGGATTTAACAGGTAAACATGTAGTGGTAGTTGGTAGAAGTAATATTGTGGGTAAGCCAATGGCTCAATTGGCTTTACAACGTCATGCCACTGTAACAATTGCCCATTCTAGGACTAAAGATTTAGCTGCTATTACAAGACAAGCTGATGTATTAATTGTGGCAGTTGGTAGACCAAAGATGATCACTAAAGATATGGTTAAAGAAGGGGCCGTTGTTATAGATGTTGGAATTAACCGGGTAGAATCAGGCCTTGTAGGTGATGTGGATTTTGATGGAGTAAAAGAAGTAGCTTCTCAGATAACCCCAGTCCCCGGTGGTGTTGGTCCTATGACTATTGCTATGTTAATGCACAATACCGTATTATCTGCTGAAAGAAGGAAAAATAATGTTTAA